In one Brevibacterium sp. CBA3109 genomic region, the following are encoded:
- a CDS encoding AI-2E family transporter, whose amino-acid sequence MGKGQGKTLTLNSAFRVGFTGTLGVGLAIGLMTALQSVATVFIYIGLALFLALGLEPIVVWLVERKLPRSLSVVLVVLAFIVVVAGAVLLIAPAVISQIQQFIGDLPDIVENLAATGWVADLEQRFTGAVDLDKIFANIGDWVADPKNVVSLGGGVVSIGAGILSFLTGVVIVVILTIYFAVTMPTIRSAMYSLVAASSRPTVEAVTDEVTRSIGRYVLGQVSLGIVNGVCSAIFLTIIGAPLPALLAFIAFLASLIPLVGPITGAIIITASCLMVSPGLGIAAAIYYLVYMQVEAYLLSPRIMKAAVDVPGALVIIAAIAGGTLGGVLGAVVAVPVAASGMIIIRKVVVPAQDKR is encoded by the coding sequence ATGGGAAAAGGGCAGGGAAAGACCCTCACTCTCAACAGTGCATTTCGGGTCGGCTTCACCGGAACGCTCGGAGTGGGACTCGCAATCGGGTTGATGACGGCCCTGCAGTCTGTGGCGACCGTGTTCATCTACATCGGTCTGGCCCTGTTTCTCGCCCTCGGTCTCGAGCCGATCGTGGTGTGGCTGGTCGAGCGCAAGCTGCCACGCTCCCTGTCGGTCGTCCTCGTGGTGCTCGCATTCATCGTCGTCGTTGCGGGTGCTGTCCTGCTCATCGCCCCCGCCGTCATCAGCCAGATCCAGCAGTTCATCGGTGATCTTCCTGACATCGTCGAGAACCTGGCGGCCACGGGATGGGTCGCGGACCTCGAGCAGAGGTTCACCGGTGCCGTCGATCTCGACAAGATCTTCGCCAACATCGGTGACTGGGTCGCCGACCCGAAGAATGTGGTGTCGTTGGGCGGCGGGGTCGTGTCCATCGGGGCCGGAATTCTGAGTTTTCTCACCGGTGTGGTCATCGTCGTCATCCTCACCATCTACTTCGCTGTGACGATGCCGACGATCAGGTCGGCCATGTACTCCCTCGTCGCGGCGAGTTCACGGCCGACGGTCGAAGCGGTCACTGATGAGGTCACCCGATCCATCGGGCGCTACGTTCTGGGCCAGGTGTCCTTGGGCATCGTCAACGGCGTGTGCTCGGCCATCTTCCTCACCATCATCGGCGCCCCATTGCCGGCGCTGCTCGCCTTCATCGCGTTCCTCGCCTCACTCATTCCACTCGTCGGCCCTATCACGGGTGCGATCATCATCACCGCCTCGTGCCTCATGGTCTCTCCCGGGCTGGGTATCGCCGCCGCGATCTACTACCTCGTGTACATGCAGGTTGAGGCCTATCTGCTCAGTCCTCGCATCATGAAGGCTGCTGTGGATGTGCCCGGTGCACTCGTCATCATCGCCGCCATCGCCGGCGGCACCCTGGGCGGAGTGCTCGGTGCAGTGGTCGCGGTGCCTGTGGCTGCTTCGGGGATGATCATCATCCGCAAGGTCGTCGTGCCCGCGCAGGACAAGAGATAG
- a CDS encoding GNAT family N-acetyltransferase, whose protein sequence is MTQTRWSAVRDDQVPEDVDRLLLTVPEWFGRPESNAEYVDDARTMETWTVRDDAGKVVGVTLVSWHFDHSAEVHFTVVDRSVHGTGVGTAMMRAVASDVRARGAALLQVKTLGASSPDPNYDRTRHFYQKMGFLPLEETDLWDEQTPCLIMVMPLV, encoded by the coding sequence ATGACACAGACACGATGGAGTGCAGTCCGAGATGACCAGGTGCCCGAGGATGTGGACCGTCTTCTGCTGACCGTCCCCGAGTGGTTCGGCAGACCGGAATCCAACGCTGAGTACGTCGATGATGCACGGACCATGGAGACGTGGACGGTGCGAGACGATGCCGGAAAGGTCGTCGGCGTGACCTTGGTGTCGTGGCATTTCGACCACTCCGCCGAGGTGCATTTCACGGTCGTCGACAGATCCGTGCATGGAACGGGAGTCGGCACGGCGATGATGCGTGCGGTCGCAAGTGATGTGAGGGCACGGGGAGCGGCACTGTTGCAGGTCAAGACCCTGGGAGCCTCGAGCCCCGATCCCAACTACGACCGGACTCGACACTTCTATCAGAAGATGGGATTTCTCCCGCTCGAGGAGACCGACCTCTGGGATGAGCAGACGCCCTGCCTGATCATGGTCATGCCGCTGGTCTGA
- the aqpZ gene encoding aquaporin Z: protein MALQQKPTLVSKIFAEFLGTFVLVFGGCGAAVFAAKVVGDDGLNMGIGFLGVALAFGLTVVVMAYAVGHVSGGHFNPAVTLGCVLAGRTPVKDAVPYWITQLVAGIVAGGVVLLIASGNPDYSLAKDGLATNGYGEFSPNGFSLLSVLIAEFVLTAIFLYVILGATDDRSPVGMAPLAIGLSLTLIHLVAIPVSNTSVNPARSFGVAVFAGGDALGQVWVFFLAPLAGAAVAGLTYNLLFPKAAEVPITEGG from the coding sequence ATGGCTCTCCAGCAGAAACCCACACTAGTCTCAAAGATCTTCGCCGAATTCCTCGGCACCTTCGTCCTCGTCTTCGGCGGTTGCGGCGCGGCCGTATTCGCCGCGAAGGTCGTCGGTGATGACGGCCTCAACATGGGCATCGGATTCCTCGGTGTCGCACTGGCCTTCGGCCTCACCGTCGTCGTCATGGCCTACGCCGTCGGACATGTCTCCGGCGGACACTTCAATCCAGCAGTGACACTGGGCTGCGTGCTTGCGGGCAGGACCCCAGTGAAAGACGCCGTGCCCTACTGGATCACGCAGCTGGTCGCCGGCATCGTCGCCGGTGGAGTCGTGCTCCTCATCGCCTCGGGCAACCCGGACTATTCGCTAGCGAAGGATGGGCTGGCGACGAACGGCTATGGAGAATTCTCCCCGAACGGATTCTCCTTGCTCAGCGTGCTCATCGCCGAGTTCGTCCTCACCGCCATCTTCCTCTACGTGATCCTCGGGGCGACCGATGACAGGTCCCCGGTCGGAATGGCACCTCTGGCGATCGGTCTCTCACTCACGCTCATCCACCTCGTCGCCATCCCGGTGTCCAACACCTCCGTCAACCCGGCCCGCTCCTTCGGGGTCGCGGTGTTCGCCGGTGGAGATGCACTCGGCCAGGTGTGGGTGTTCTTCCTCGCCCCGCTCGCCGGTGCTGCCGTCGCTGGACTCACCTACAACCTTCTCTTCCCCAAGGCCGCAGAAGTCCCCATCACCGAGGGCGGATGA
- a CDS encoding GNAT family protein, with translation MTLPPWPAETPAHGQVLLRAVEARDVAMAQSLSTDPYVPQTGSLPGDATVQEAMAWVRRQQMRHAERAGFSFTIARRSDDVAIGHCGLWLKDLDEGRASAGYAIAPFARRRGCAAEALAALTEFAWTVPGLHRVELFIEPWNDGSIRTAERAGYVREEGLQDRHRKVGGERRDMVLFASVRPGHSAR, from the coding sequence ATGACGCTGCCACCCTGGCCTGCGGAGACTCCGGCTCATGGGCAGGTTCTGCTGCGGGCGGTAGAGGCGCGAGACGTAGCGATGGCGCAATCCCTGTCGACCGATCCTTATGTGCCGCAGACGGGTTCACTGCCGGGAGACGCCACTGTGCAGGAAGCCATGGCCTGGGTGAGGCGACAGCAGATGCGGCACGCTGAAAGGGCAGGCTTTTCATTCACCATTGCGCGCCGGTCTGATGATGTCGCAATCGGCCATTGTGGTCTCTGGCTGAAGGATCTCGACGAGGGGCGGGCGAGCGCCGGCTACGCGATAGCGCCGTTTGCGCGGAGACGCGGCTGCGCAGCCGAGGCGCTCGCGGCCCTGACCGAGTTCGCATGGACGGTTCCGGGTCTGCACCGCGTTGAACTCTTTATCGAACCCTGGAACGACGGATCGATTCGCACCGCCGAACGCGCCGGGTATGTTCGTGAAGAGGGCCTCCAGGACAGGCATCGCAAGGTCGGTGGTGAGCGTCGGGACATGGTCCTGTTTGCTTCGGTGCGGCCTGGGCACTCCGCGAGGTGA
- a CDS encoding M23 family metallopeptidase, producing MADVLDMNYPFTGRWLVQNSPANRVPSHGTRLFATSYAIDFVPVDDSGRSAPFTFGSLLRPEPPENFVGFGRSVLSPVAGTVVASHDTERDHLSYRGMSSIGYTLTQKRRAEAGWLALAGNHVMIRCDGGVVVLCHLQRRSTRVRVGQHVEIGEEIGLCGNSGNSTEPHVHVQAIDSVDIDNAAAVPIAFNGAMPSNRGIVTV from the coding sequence ATGGCCGACGTGCTTGATATGAACTACCCCTTCACCGGCCGATGGCTGGTCCAGAACAGTCCTGCCAATCGGGTGCCGAGCCACGGCACGAGGCTCTTCGCGACCTCATACGCAATCGACTTCGTGCCGGTCGATGACTCCGGACGCTCGGCTCCATTCACGTTCGGCTCTTTGCTGCGCCCGGAGCCGCCGGAAAATTTCGTCGGCTTCGGCCGTTCGGTGCTCTCTCCGGTCGCTGGAACTGTCGTGGCGTCTCATGACACCGAGCGTGACCATCTCTCGTACCGCGGGATGTCGTCGATTGGGTACACGCTCACACAGAAGCGTCGGGCCGAGGCAGGTTGGCTTGCGCTCGCCGGCAACCACGTCATGATCCGGTGCGATGGTGGCGTGGTCGTGCTCTGCCACCTCCAGCGTCGGAGCACACGGGTTCGGGTGGGACAGCACGTTGAGATCGGCGAAGAAATCGGGCTGTGCGGAAACTCCGGCAACAGCACCGAACCGCATGTGCATGTCCAAGCGATCGACAGTGTCGACATTGATAATGCGGCTGCCGTGCCAATAGCCTTCAACGGCGCGATGCCTTCCAACAGGGGAATCGTTACGGTATGA
- a CDS encoding SRPBCC domain-containing protein: protein MSADRAESVWSFARSLVIKAVIAEVWEHVADPARLSRWWCPPPTVQIDFEPRVGSPYEERYEDDSYEYVLTGEITAVDEMRGLVIRRRTNGRFGPTDRVAITLEPHGRDTKVSITHTFEDIPIDRRGEARDFFSDGWDFSQELLRRNVLDSR, encoded by the coding sequence ATGAGTGCTGACCGCGCGGAATCGGTTTGGAGCTTCGCCAGATCGCTGGTGATCAAAGCGGTGATCGCCGAGGTGTGGGAGCACGTGGCTGACCCGGCTCGACTGAGCAGGTGGTGGTGTCCACCTCCGACGGTGCAGATCGATTTCGAACCACGAGTCGGCAGCCCCTACGAGGAGCGCTACGAAGACGACTCCTACGAGTATGTGCTCACCGGTGAGATCACTGCCGTCGATGAAATGCGCGGCCTCGTGATCCGTCGTCGGACGAACGGACGCTTCGGCCCAACCGACCGCGTTGCGATCACTCTGGAGCCTCATGGCAGGGACACGAAGGTGAGTATCACGCACACCTTCGAGGACATTCCCATCGACCGCCGAGGCGAGGCACGCGACTTCTTCTCTGACGGGTGGGACTTCAGCCAGGAACTCCTCCGGCGAAACGTTCTCGACAGCCGCTGA
- a CDS encoding aldehyde dehydrogenase family protein, which translates to MAVYSAPGTEGSLVTFKPRYENYIGGEWVPPKNGNYFDNITPVTGQAFTEIPSSTAEDIETALDAAWAAAPAWGKTSVTERSNILLKIADRMEANLEMLAVAETWDNGKGIREPLAADIPLAIDHFRYFASAIRAQEGGLSQIDDDTVAYHFHEPLGVVGQIIPWNFPILMATWKLAPALAAGNCVVLKPAEQTPASILILAELVGDLLPAGVLNIVNGFGVEAGKPLASNKRIKKIAFTGETTTGRLIMQYASQNIIPVTLELGGKSPNIFFEDVLAADDSYRDKALEGFAMFALNQGEVCTCPSRALVQESIFDDFVAAGVERVRAIKQGNPLDTDTQVGAQASNDQYEKIMSYLKIGKDEGAEVLIGGDKAELEGDLSGGFYVQPTIFKGSNNMRIFQEEIFGPVVALTSFKDYDDAITTANDTLYGLGAGVWARTGNTAYRAGRDIQAGRVWVNNYHAYPAHAAFGGYKSSGIGRENHLMMLDHYQQTKNLLVSYSENAQGFF; encoded by the coding sequence ATGGCAGTCTACTCAGCACCCGGTACCGAAGGTTCCCTCGTCACGTTCAAGCCACGCTACGAGAACTACATCGGAGGAGAGTGGGTGCCGCCGAAGAACGGCAACTACTTCGACAACATCACTCCCGTCACAGGTCAGGCCTTCACAGAGATTCCCAGCTCCACCGCCGAAGACATCGAAACCGCCCTCGACGCGGCCTGGGCAGCAGCACCGGCCTGGGGAAAGACCTCGGTGACCGAGCGCTCGAACATCCTGCTCAAGATCGCTGATCGCATGGAAGCCAATCTCGAGATGCTCGCGGTCGCCGAGACCTGGGACAACGGCAAGGGCATCCGCGAACCACTGGCCGCCGACATTCCACTGGCCATCGATCACTTCCGCTATTTCGCCTCGGCGATCCGGGCTCAGGAAGGCGGACTCTCCCAGATCGACGACGATACGGTCGCCTATCACTTCCACGAGCCGCTCGGCGTCGTCGGACAGATCATTCCGTGGAACTTCCCCATTCTCATGGCCACGTGGAAGCTGGCACCGGCACTGGCGGCAGGCAACTGCGTCGTCCTCAAACCCGCCGAGCAGACCCCGGCATCGATCCTCATCCTCGCCGAGCTCGTCGGTGATCTGCTGCCAGCCGGTGTGCTCAACATCGTCAACGGCTTCGGAGTCGAAGCGGGCAAGCCCCTGGCCTCGAACAAGCGGATCAAGAAGATCGCCTTCACCGGCGAGACGACGACCGGCCGACTCATCATGCAGTACGCCTCGCAGAACATCATCCCGGTGACTCTGGAACTCGGCGGTAAGTCGCCGAACATCTTCTTCGAAGACGTGCTCGCCGCTGATGACAGCTACCGCGACAAGGCACTCGAGGGCTTCGCAATGTTCGCTCTCAATCAGGGCGAGGTCTGCACCTGCCCATCGCGTGCACTCGTCCAGGAGTCGATCTTCGATGACTTCGTCGCTGCCGGAGTCGAACGCGTTCGTGCGATCAAGCAGGGCAACCCGCTCGACACCGACACCCAGGTCGGCGCGCAGGCCTCGAACGATCAGTACGAGAAGATCATGTCCTACCTGAAGATCGGCAAGGACGAAGGCGCCGAGGTGCTCATCGGCGGTGACAAGGCCGAACTCGAGGGCGACCTCTCCGGAGGCTTCTACGTCCAGCCCACCATCTTCAAGGGCTCGAACAATATGCGGATCTTCCAGGAGGAGATCTTCGGCCCCGTCGTCGCCCTGACCTCGTTCAAGGACTACGACGACGCCATCACCACGGCCAATGACACGCTCTACGGACTCGGCGCCGGCGTCTGGGCCCGGACCGGCAACACCGCCTACCGGGCAGGCCGAGACATCCAGGCCGGTCGCGTCTGGGTCAACAATTACCACGCCTATCCGGCACACGCTGCCTTCGGCGGATACAAGTCATCGGGAATCGGCCGAGAGAACCACCTGATGATGCTCGACCACTACCAGCAGACGAAGAACCTGCTGGTCAGCTACTCGGAGAACGCGCAAGGATTTTTCTGA
- a CDS encoding DUF779 domain-containing protein — translation MSESTQTAALESAPTIDGEEKSRVAMTQAAVDLLGDLVAKHGQLMFHQSGGCCDGSSPMCFPEGDFLTSEADVLLGHFELPVDDAEKAGLDFWMSVEQFEYWKHTHLTIDVVPGRGSGFSVESPTGNRFIIRSTLMDVG, via the coding sequence ATGAGTGAATCTACACAGACCGCGGCGCTGGAATCAGCGCCGACCATCGACGGGGAGGAGAAGTCGAGGGTGGCCATGACACAGGCCGCTGTCGACCTCCTCGGCGATCTGGTCGCCAAGCACGGTCAACTGATGTTCCACCAGTCGGGTGGCTGCTGCGACGGGTCCTCGCCGATGTGCTTCCCCGAAGGCGACTTCTTGACCTCGGAGGCTGACGTTCTCCTCGGCCACTTCGAACTGCCCGTCGATGACGCAGAGAAGGCGGGCCTCGATTTCTGGATGTCGGTCGAGCAGTTCGAGTACTGGAAGCACACCCACCTCACGATCGATGTGGTCCCCGGACGAGGCAGCGGCTTCAGCGTCGAGTCACCGACAGGCAACCGCTTCATCATCCGGTCCACCCTAATGGACGTCGGCTGA
- a CDS encoding XRE family transcriptional regulator, with the protein MDELMDRTLDTVGPRLKQLRQRRDITLTDLSEETGISISTLSRLEAGHRRPSLEQLLPLARAFGATLDELVDAPPTGDPRINLQPLPTRDGRTILPLTRRAGGIQAYKFVLPTGSDEATPELRSHEGYDWVFVLNGSLRLVLGEHDLIMEPGEAAEFDTRTPHWFGATGAGPVEFLSLVGKQGERAHVRAAPKRHLGED; encoded by the coding sequence ATGGATGAACTCATGGACCGCACTCTCGATACTGTTGGGCCACGGCTGAAGCAGCTGCGGCAGCGCCGCGACATCACTCTCACCGACCTGTCCGAAGAGACCGGCATCTCGATCAGCACGCTCTCGCGCCTCGAGGCCGGGCACCGCCGTCCCAGTCTCGAACAGCTCCTGCCCTTGGCGCGAGCATTCGGGGCCACTCTCGACGAACTCGTCGACGCACCCCCGACCGGGGATCCACGCATCAATCTGCAGCCCCTGCCCACTCGCGACGGCCGGACGATCCTGCCGCTGACGCGTCGGGCAGGGGGCATCCAGGCCTATAAATTCGTGCTGCCGACAGGCTCGGATGAGGCCACGCCAGAGCTGCGCAGCCATGAGGGCTACGACTGGGTCTTCGTCCTCAACGGCAGCCTTCGCCTCGTCCTCGGAGAGCACGATCTCATCATGGAACCCGGCGAGGCAGCCGAGTTCGACACCCGCACCCCGCACTGGTTCGGCGCCACCGGTGCAGGGCCCGTCGAGTTCCTCAGCCTCGTCGGCAAGCAGGGCGAGAGAGCCCACGTCCGTGCGGCACCGAAGCGCCACCTCGGCGAGGATTAG
- a CDS encoding NAD(P)/FAD-dependent oxidoreductase, with amino-acid sequence MAEKQSAIRDVVIVGAGAAGLSAGLTLARARRRVTVIDAGHPRNAPADGVHGLLGLEGISPAELLTRGRDEVQSYGGEIIDGQVTEISGEVDRFTITVDNGEEIVGRRLLMATGLVDELPEIPGVREQWGRGVLHCPYCHGWEVRDSRIGILATSPMAIHKAFLFKQWSPHVMLFSGDQQLSEEDQVKLRALDIPVIDGDIDSLEITDDTLTGVRLGDGQVIAVDAAVVATPMVARTELFAGIGLEPTARPAGAFIETEAFGQTAVPGVWVAGNATDIGAQVSGAAAAGALAAQHINTDLIFTDLDRAVAQHETEQAQEAS; translated from the coding sequence ATGGCAGAGAAGCAGAGCGCGATTCGAGACGTCGTGATCGTCGGAGCCGGTGCGGCCGGACTCAGCGCTGGCCTGACCCTGGCCCGCGCACGCCGGAGGGTGACAGTCATCGATGCCGGCCACCCGCGCAATGCTCCGGCCGACGGGGTCCATGGGCTCCTCGGACTCGAAGGCATCAGCCCCGCAGAGCTGTTGACCCGAGGCCGAGACGAAGTGCAGAGCTACGGCGGCGAGATCATCGACGGCCAGGTCACCGAAATCAGCGGCGAAGTCGACAGGTTCACAATCACCGTGGACAACGGCGAAGAGATCGTCGGCAGACGGCTGCTCATGGCGACCGGCCTCGTCGACGAACTGCCCGAGATCCCGGGCGTGCGCGAACAGTGGGGTCGTGGCGTCCTTCACTGCCCCTACTGCCACGGATGGGAGGTCCGCGACAGTCGCATCGGCATCCTTGCCACCAGTCCGATGGCCATCCACAAGGCCTTTCTGTTCAAGCAGTGGAGCCCTCATGTGATGCTCTTCTCCGGAGACCAACAGCTGAGCGAGGAAGATCAGGTCAAACTTCGCGCGCTCGACATCCCAGTCATCGACGGGGACATCGACAGCCTGGAGATCACCGATGACACGCTCACGGGTGTGCGTCTGGGTGATGGGCAGGTCATTGCCGTGGATGCTGCAGTCGTCGCTACGCCGATGGTTGCCCGCACCGAACTCTTCGCAGGGATCGGGCTCGAGCCCACGGCCCGTCCTGCTGGGGCTTTCATCGAAACCGAAGCCTTCGGGCAGACCGCGGTCCCCGGCGTCTGGGTGGCCGGCAATGCTACCGACATCGGAGCGCAGGTCAGTGGTGCGGCAGCGGCCGGTGCGCTCGCCGCACAGCACATCAACACCGACCTCATCTTCACCGACCTCGATCGCGCAGTGGCGCAGCACGAGACCGAGCAGGCACAGGAGGCAAGCTGA
- a CDS encoding class I SAM-dependent methyltransferase, with protein sequence MTHSFDKTYWDQTWTGERAPAMSSGDPNPHLIKEVSGLESGTALDAGCGAGAEAIWLAAQGWDVTGADVANAALDHAKDRAAVAGVSDRVRWIQADLSSWAPETQYDLVTTHYAHPAMPQLDFYGRIADWVAPGGTLLIVGHLHHGHGDSHGDSHPPAAASATADSITERLNRVVWTVVTAEESQRTMAGPGGRTITIDDVVVRAVRSR encoded by the coding sequence ATGACACACTCATTCGACAAGACCTACTGGGATCAGACCTGGACCGGTGAACGCGCCCCAGCGATGAGCTCAGGCGATCCGAACCCCCACCTGATCAAGGAGGTCAGCGGACTCGAATCCGGAACCGCACTCGACGCCGGCTGCGGTGCCGGAGCAGAGGCCATCTGGCTGGCAGCTCAGGGCTGGGATGTCACCGGAGCCGACGTTGCGAATGCAGCACTTGACCACGCGAAGGACCGCGCTGCGGTCGCCGGAGTCAGTGACCGGGTGCGCTGGATCCAGGCCGATCTCTCCAGCTGGGCGCCGGAGACGCAGTACGACCTGGTCACCACCCACTACGCGCATCCGGCAATGCCTCAGCTGGACTTCTACGGGCGCATCGCGGATTGGGTGGCACCCGGGGGAACACTCCTCATCGTCGGCCACCTCCACCACGGCCATGGCGACTCTCACGGCGATTCTCACCCGCCGGCAGCAGCCTCAGCGACTGCCGACTCGATCACTGAGCGTCTCAATCGAGTCGTCTGGACCGTCGTCACCGCCGAGGAATCCCAGCGCACCATGGCAGGACCCGGTGGCCGCACAATCACCATCGACGACGTCGTGGTGAGGGCAGTGCGCAGCCGCTGA
- a CDS encoding alkylhydroperoxidase domain protein: protein MTDIINTLAGIAAQDPLDKLRDHRAQAKDNAQLSFEALLEPAETGGFSHRDRYAVAAFTAGLLGAPAAEEFYRDLLRDEDEVASWEIAELLDEVLLELDSRSTVRGPYGTFESAVLAAENVPGPWLSVEKKSSEVLGAQLAAGLEFAHLLVLHPRDSRPEHMALLLDAGWDEDSIVTLAQLVSFLNFQIRISTGLTAMVHAPATTLPPVSDEPPEAGDGDGEATSARDSAASSKGSEALARVGERVSTYPGLTRPELFQQSGLGWVPWISPVAEADLTDVQREALIEAGRAKNPYFRLLARDPAALRARTLTDLDIFFNTTDGLGRAERELAATVASRLNGCLFCASIHSDRATEESGRRDLVQTLLDTGVETPSNLGDAVWDAVVDASAALTLTPQAFGPAHVNALREAGLDDGDIIDVLNCAAFFNWANRLMLSLGEPEVLAPGK from the coding sequence ATGACCGACATCATCAACACCCTCGCCGGAATCGCCGCACAGGACCCCCTCGACAAGCTGCGCGATCACCGTGCACAGGCCAAGGACAACGCCCAGCTCAGCTTCGAAGCGCTGCTCGAACCAGCTGAGACCGGTGGGTTCTCCCACCGTGACCGCTATGCCGTCGCCGCATTCACGGCCGGCCTCCTCGGCGCGCCCGCGGCCGAGGAGTTCTACCGTGACCTCCTCCGTGACGAAGACGAGGTCGCCTCCTGGGAGATCGCCGAACTCCTCGATGAGGTGCTGCTCGAACTCGACTCCCGTTCGACCGTGCGCGGCCCCTACGGAACCTTCGAATCGGCTGTCCTGGCGGCCGAGAACGTCCCGGGACCCTGGCTGAGTGTGGAGAAGAAGTCGAGCGAGGTGCTGGGCGCACAGCTGGCCGCCGGCCTCGAATTCGCCCATCTCCTAGTTCTGCATCCCCGCGACTCACGTCCCGAACACATGGCGCTGCTCCTCGACGCCGGCTGGGACGAAGACTCGATCGTCACGCTCGCGCAGCTCGTGTCATTCCTCAACTTCCAGATCCGCATCAGCACCGGACTCACTGCCATGGTCCACGCACCGGCGACGACCCTGCCCCCGGTCTCGGACGAACCGCCCGAAGCGGGCGACGGTGACGGCGAGGCCACCTCTGCGAGGGACTCTGCCGCTTCGTCGAAGGGCAGCGAGGCTCTGGCCCGGGTCGGCGAGCGCGTCAGCACCTATCCCGGGCTCACCCGTCCGGAGCTGTTCCAGCAGTCCGGGCTGGGCTGGGTGCCCTGGATCTCCCCCGTCGCCGAGGCGGACCTGACCGATGTCCAGCGCGAGGCACTCATCGAGGCGGGGCGGGCGAAGAACCCCTACTTCCGGCTCCTGGCCAGGGATCCGGCGGCCCTGCGGGCACGAACACTGACCGACCTCGACATCTTCTTCAACACCACCGACGGGCTCGGCCGGGCCGAACGTGAGCTGGCCGCGACCGTGGCCTCACGTCTCAACGGGTGCCTGTTCTGCGCCTCGATCCACTCGGACCGGGCCACGGAGGAGTCGGGTCGCCGGGACCTGGTGCAGACGCTGCTCGACACGGGTGTGGAAACGCCGTCGAACCTCGGCGATGCTGTCTGGGACGCTGTCGTCGACGCTTCCGCGGCTCTCACGCTGACCCCGCAGGCGTTCGGTCCTGCGCATGTCAATGCACTGCGCGAGGCCGGCCTCGACGATGGCGACATCATCGACGTACTCAACTGCGCAGCCTTCTTCAACTGGGCCAACCGCCTCATGCTCTCCCTCGGCGAACCCGAGGTGCTCGCACCCGGAAAGTGA
- a CDS encoding putative FMN-dependent luciferase-like monooxygenase yields the protein MTNSSTGPRLGFFTRLLEDAPAAQRYRFALEQIQAAEAHGFDSAWVAQHHFSATEGGLPSPLVFLAHAAAQTSRIRLGTAIITLPMENGVRVAEDAAVTDVLSGGRLEIGLGSGGNPKSFPAFGTSFDQRREVFADNLAALKTLLAGQSLETGHALYPEPTRLSERLWQATFSSGGSGAAGAAGDGLMLSRTQPRSQDKPEATLDEVQLPVIDTYLANLPSGVEPRILASRTAVVADAAALPELRARTEPALRAEADRLVGYDTSGLSLDELLIATDTYLGTPEQVIERLATDRVLNRATDVSFQVHSVPATNETTLRSIELLATEVAPALGLTLTTEQAA from the coding sequence ATGACGAACAGTTCCACCGGTCCCCGGCTCGGATTCTTCACCCGCCTGCTCGAGGACGCCCCGGCAGCTCAGCGCTACCGGTTCGCACTCGAACAGATCCAGGCGGCCGAGGCCCACGGCTTCGACTCCGCGTGGGTGGCCCAGCACCACTTCTCTGCGACCGAGGGCGGCCTGCCCTCCCCACTCGTGTTCCTCGCCCATGCGGCAGCCCAGACCTCGCGGATCCGCTTGGGCACGGCGATCATCACCCTGCCCATGGAGAACGGCGTGCGTGTGGCCGAAGACGCTGCGGTCACCGACGTGCTCTCCGGGGGACGCCTGGAGATCGGGCTCGGTTCGGGCGGAAACCCGAAGTCCTTCCCCGCCTTCGGCACCAGCTTCGATCAACGACGTGAGGTCTTCGCCGACAACCTCGCGGCACTGAAGACTCTGCTGGCAGGTCAGTCCCTGGAGACCGGGCATGCGCTCTATCCGGAACCGACCCGGCTCTCCGAGCGCCTCTGGCAGGCCACCTTCTCCTCCGGCGGATCCGGAGCTGCCGGTGCCGCCGGTGATGGCCTCATGCTCTCGCGCACCCAACCCCGCTCCCAGGACAAGCCCGAAGCAACCCTCGACGAGGTACAGCTGCCGGTCATCGACACCTACCTGGCGAACCTTCCCTCCGGTGTGGAGCCCCGAATCCTGGCATCGCGCACGGCCGTCGTCGCCGATGCCGCAGCGCTGCCCGAACTCCGCGCCCGGACCGAACCGGCGCTGCGGGCCGAGGCAGATCGCCTCGTCGGCTATGACACCTCGGGGCTGAGCCTGGACGAGCTGCTCATCGCCACCGACACCTACCTCGGCACCCCCGAGCAGGTCATCGAACGCCTGGCGACAGACCGTGTGCTGAACCGGGCCACCGACGTCAGCTTCCAGGTACACTCGGTGCCGGCGACGAATGAGACGACGCTGCGGTCCATCGAACTCCTGGCCACCGAGGTGGCCCCGGCCCTGGGACTGACGCTCACGACGGAACAGGCGGCCTGA